From a region of the Bradyrhizobium sp. KBS0727 genome:
- a CDS encoding ABC transporter permease — MGEARILLRDGSAATTDVPVEVERKLTVLELLWNDGFVRKAVIIVFLAAAWEAYGTFLDNPLLFPTFHDTIITMFDKVKDGTIPLRAWASLKVLFMGYGAGIVLAAVFTILAISTRIGTDFLETITAMFNPLPAIALLPLALIWFGLGNGSLVFVLIHSVLWPVALNTHSGFKSVSNTLRMVGRNYGLRGLPYVARILIPAAFGSILTGLKIGWAFAWRTLIAAELVFGVSSGQGGLGWFIFENRNLLDIPAVFAGLLTVIIIGLIVENLIFRTIERNTVQKWGTQS, encoded by the coding sequence ATGGGTGAAGCGAGAATCCTGCTGCGCGATGGATCGGCCGCTACGACCGATGTGCCGGTCGAGGTCGAGCGCAAACTGACCGTGCTGGAATTGCTGTGGAACGACGGCTTCGTCCGCAAGGCCGTCATCATCGTCTTTCTGGCGGCGGCATGGGAGGCCTACGGTACCTTCCTCGACAATCCGTTGCTGTTTCCGACCTTCCACGACACCATCATCACGATGTTCGACAAGGTGAAGGACGGCACCATTCCCTTGCGCGCCTGGGCATCGCTAAAAGTGCTGTTCATGGGCTATGGCGCCGGCATCGTGCTCGCGGCCGTCTTCACCATTCTCGCGATCTCGACCCGAATCGGAACGGATTTCCTCGAAACCATCACCGCGATGTTCAACCCGCTCCCGGCGATCGCGCTGCTGCCGCTGGCGCTGATCTGGTTCGGGCTCGGCAACGGCAGTCTGGTGTTCGTGCTGATTCACTCGGTGCTGTGGCCGGTCGCGCTGAACACTCATTCCGGCTTCAAGAGCGTGTCGAACACGCTGCGCATGGTCGGCCGCAACTACGGCCTACGCGGACTTCCTTACGTGGCGCGCATTCTCATTCCGGCAGCCTTCGGCTCGATCCTGACCGGCTTGAAGATCGGCTGGGCGTTTGCGTGGCGGACACTGATCGCCGCCGAACTGGTGTTCGGCGTGTCGTCGGGGCAGGGCGGTCTCGGTTGGTTCATCTTCGAGAACCGTAACCTGCTCGACATTCCCGCGGTCTTTGCCGGCCTGCTGACCGTGATCATCATCGGTCTTATTGTTGAAAACCTGATCTTCCGCACCATCGAGCGCAATACCGTCCAGAAGTGGGGCACCCAGTCATGA
- a CDS encoding ABC transporter ATP-binding protein, with the protein MTALLDVSDVTLRYKTSSAVVTATERVSFTVDRSDRFVLLGPSGCGKSTLLKAVGGYMTPSEGKMRISGREISEPGADRMMIFQEFDQLLPWKTVLENVMFPLLMTRRLPRKEAEQRARAYIEKVSLTRVVDAYPHTLSGGMKQRVAIARGMAMEPDILLMDEPFAALDALTRRTCQDELLQLWAETKFTVLFVTHSIAEAIKIGNRILLLSPHPGRVKAEVIDVDQVSSEDGSAARLEKQIHDLLFAESVTAH; encoded by the coding sequence ATGACCGCGCTTCTCGATGTCAGTGACGTCACGCTGCGCTACAAGACCTCGAGCGCGGTCGTCACCGCGACCGAGCGGGTCAGCTTCACGGTCGATCGCTCCGACCGTTTCGTGTTGCTCGGTCCCTCCGGTTGCGGCAAGTCGACGCTGTTGAAGGCCGTCGGCGGCTACATGACACCGAGCGAAGGCAAGATGCGGATTTCGGGACGCGAGATCTCCGAGCCCGGCGCCGACCGGATGATGATCTTCCAGGAGTTCGACCAGTTGCTGCCGTGGAAGACGGTGCTGGAAAACGTCATGTTTCCACTTCTGATGACGCGCCGGTTGCCGCGCAAGGAGGCGGAGCAGCGGGCGCGGGCCTATATCGAGAAGGTCAGCCTGACCCGCGTCGTCGATGCCTATCCGCACACGCTTTCGGGCGGCATGAAGCAGCGCGTCGCGATCGCGCGCGGCATGGCGATGGAGCCGGATATTCTCTTGATGGATGAGCCGTTCGCAGCCTTGGACGCGCTGACGCGGCGCACCTGTCAGGACGAATTGCTGCAGCTCTGGGCGGAAACCAAATTCACGGTGCTGTTCGTGACCCATTCGATCGCGGAAGCGATCAAGATCGGCAACCGGATCCTGCTGCTGTCGCCGCATCCCGGCCGGGTCAAGGCCGAGGTCATCGATGTCGACCAGGTCTCCAGCGAAGACGGCAGCGCCGCCCGGCTGGAAAAGCAGATCCACGACCTGTTGTTCGCCGAATCCGTAACGGCACACTGA
- a CDS encoding iron ABC transporter permease: protein MTAAATTAAPKTRIDWTKPVLSLVALCMVVLIALPMSWLAIYAFTDKARHPTLQNFVTLFTNPDFLDPLLTTAIIATTSALICCLVAAPIGWLVSRTDMPGRQTIRALVTASFVTPPFLGAVAWELLAAPNSGLLNQFYRYLTGTESDSVLFNIYSLTGIIFVISCYTFPFVFVLVANALDNMPGELEDASAILGGKAWTTARRVTIPLALPALVAGALIAFLQAMTLFGSPAILALPAGFHTMTTKIWSLFQYPPKLELAAAAAVPLLVLTILLLQGQKFLLGRRGYSVVGGKYGAPRQVELKAWRWVALAFCLVVLLNPVFLPYLALLNAAFSPNATTLVTPSTATWHNVVFVFTELSSTQLALKNTVILGASTATIGTILALVIAYVTTRRVITGHRILGFLATAPVAVPGIVLGVGLFLSYTRPPFVLYGTLWILLIAFLTINLPSAYQQLQAAFATIHPELEDASRILGATRLQSLRQITAPLLRTGVIATWCFIFIGVMRELSAAIVLFTSQTKVLSVLIYDLNESGDLAAISVLGIAMLVITFAVVMAVNRIPVFGGNATARLRNS, encoded by the coding sequence ATGACCGCCGCCGCTACCACCGCCGCCCCCAAGACCCGCATCGACTGGACCAAGCCGGTGCTGTCGCTGGTTGCGCTCTGCATGGTGGTGCTGATCGCGCTGCCGATGTCGTGGCTTGCCATCTACGCCTTCACCGACAAGGCCCGGCATCCGACGCTGCAGAACTTCGTCACGTTGTTCACCAATCCGGATTTCCTCGATCCACTGCTGACCACCGCGATCATCGCCACCACCTCGGCTTTGATCTGCTGCCTGGTTGCCGCACCGATCGGCTGGCTGGTCTCGCGCACCGACATGCCGGGGCGGCAGACCATCCGCGCGCTGGTGACGGCCTCGTTCGTGACGCCGCCGTTTCTCGGCGCGGTGGCCTGGGAACTATTGGCCGCGCCGAACAGCGGATTGCTGAACCAGTTCTATCGCTACCTGACCGGCACCGAGTCCGACTCCGTTCTGTTCAACATCTATTCGCTGACCGGGATCATTTTCGTGATCTCCTGCTACACCTTTCCGTTCGTGTTCGTGCTGGTCGCCAATGCGCTCGACAACATGCCGGGCGAACTCGAAGACGCCTCCGCCATTCTCGGCGGCAAGGCCTGGACCACGGCGCGGCGGGTGACGATACCGCTGGCGCTGCCGGCGCTGGTCGCCGGCGCGCTAATCGCCTTCCTGCAGGCAATGACGCTGTTCGGATCGCCCGCGATCCTCGCGCTGCCCGCCGGCTTCCACACCATGACCACCAAGATCTGGAGCCTGTTCCAGTATCCGCCGAAACTCGAACTCGCAGCGGCCGCCGCGGTGCCGCTGCTGGTGCTGACGATCCTGCTGCTGCAGGGCCAGAAATTCCTGCTCGGCCGCCGCGGCTATTCGGTGGTCGGTGGAAAATATGGCGCGCCGCGCCAGGTCGAACTGAAAGCCTGGCGCTGGGTAGCACTTGCGTTCTGCCTGGTCGTGTTGCTCAATCCGGTGTTCCTGCCGTATCTGGCGCTACTCAACGCGGCGTTCTCGCCGAACGCGACCACGCTGGTGACGCCGTCGACGGCAACCTGGCACAACGTCGTCTTCGTGTTCACGGAGTTGTCGTCGACCCAGCTCGCGCTCAAGAACACGGTAATCCTCGGCGCTTCCACCGCGACCATCGGCACCATCCTCGCGCTGGTGATTGCCTATGTCACCACCCGCCGCGTGATCACCGGCCATCGCATCCTCGGCTTTCTCGCCACCGCCCCCGTCGCCGTCCCCGGCATCGTGCTCGGCGTCGGCCTGTTCCTGAGCTACACGCGGCCGCCCTTCGTGCTCTACGGCACGCTGTGGATCCTGCTGATCGCGTTTCTCACCATCAACCTGCCGTCGGCCTATCAGCAACTGCAGGCGGCGTTCGCGACCATCCATCCCGAGCTGGAAGACGCCAGCCGTATCCTCGGCGCGACGCGGCTGCAGTCGCTGCGCCAGATCACCGCGCCGCTGCTGCGCACCGGCGTGATCGCGACCTGGTGCTTTATCTTCATCGGCGTGATGCGGGAACTGTCGGCCGCGATCGTGCTGTTCACGTCGCAAACCAAGGTGTTGAGCGTTCTGATCTACGATCTCAACGAAAGCGGCGATCTCGCCGCGATCTCGGTGCTCGGCATCGCGATGCTGGTAATTACGTTCGCGGTGGTGATGGCCGTCAACCGGATCCCGGTGTTCGGCGGCAACGCGACGGCAAGGTTGAGGAATAGCTAA
- a CDS encoding ribonuclease activity regulator RraA: MTKLSDATRNKLKTVSTATIATALFKRGFRIQMIQDVHPLGPDQPVLVGEAFTLRYMPAREDLNKIDVFRDRAHPQRKAIEDCPEGAVLVMDSRKDARAASAGAILVTRLMQRGCAGVITDGGFRDSAEIAKLGFPAYHHRPSAPTNLTLHQAIEINVPIGCGDAPVFPGDVILGDSDGVIVIPAHLADEIADEAVEMTAFEDFVTEEVGKGRSILGLYPATDEQTPKDFAAWRKKNGR, from the coding sequence ATGACAAAACTGAGCGACGCCACCCGCAACAAGCTGAAGACCGTCTCGACCGCCACCATCGCCACTGCGTTGTTCAAGCGTGGCTTTCGCATCCAGATGATCCAGGACGTGCATCCGCTCGGTCCAGATCAGCCGGTATTGGTTGGTGAGGCCTTCACGCTGCGCTACATGCCGGCGCGCGAGGACCTCAACAAGATCGACGTGTTTCGCGACCGCGCCCATCCGCAGCGCAAGGCGATCGAGGATTGCCCTGAAGGCGCGGTGCTGGTCATGGACAGCCGCAAGGATGCCCGCGCCGCGTCCGCCGGCGCGATCCTGGTGACGCGGCTGATGCAGCGCGGCTGTGCCGGTGTCATCACCGATGGCGGCTTTCGCGACTCGGCTGAGATCGCAAAACTCGGCTTTCCCGCCTATCACCACCGCCCGAGCGCGCCGACCAATCTCACGCTGCACCAGGCCATCGAGATCAACGTGCCGATCGGCTGCGGCGATGCGCCGGTGTTTCCCGGCGACGTCATCCTCGGCGACAGCGACGGCGTAATCGTAATTCCGGCGCATCTCGCCGATGAGATTGCCGACGAGGCTGTCGAGATGACCGCGTTCGAGGATTTCGTCACCGAGGAAGTCGGCAAGGGCCGCTCGATCCTCGGCCTCTATCCCGCAACCGACGAGCAGACGCCAAAGGATTTTGCGGCGTGGCGCAAGAAGAACGGAAGGTAG
- a CDS encoding ABC transporter substrate-binding protein has translation MVLPGAPALAQAKSEISLSRQPGIFYMPSHIMEKNRLIEKHAAALGVPGVTTKWINLSGGGAQTDALLAGGVDILNTGTGNLLLLWDRTRGGVKGIVATSAQPMTLISRDANIKSIKDFGPNDKIAVPTVKVSTQAIVLQIAASEAFGADQWSKLDANTVQLGHPDAYVAMTNAQHEVRNHFAIPPFTFLELKNVPGAHVVLSSPDVMGGPLSQAQFFTMTKFADANPKIIQAVFDATKEAQDFIRSDTKGAVEIYKEVTGDKTSAEDLLAWLKEPGMMEWNLQPQGTMKFAAHLFKTGTLKTMPKAWTDYYLPVAHELKGN, from the coding sequence ATGGTGTTGCCGGGCGCGCCGGCGCTGGCCCAGGCCAAGAGCGAGATCTCGCTGTCGCGGCAGCCGGGCATTTTCTACATGCCCTCGCACATCATGGAAAAGAACAGGCTGATCGAGAAGCACGCCGCGGCGCTGGGCGTGCCCGGGGTCACGACCAAATGGATCAATCTCAGCGGCGGCGGCGCGCAGACCGACGCGTTGCTCGCCGGCGGCGTCGACATCCTCAACACCGGCACCGGCAATCTGTTGCTGCTGTGGGATCGCACCCGCGGCGGCGTCAAGGGTATCGTCGCCACCTCGGCGCAGCCGATGACGCTGATCAGCCGCGATGCGAATATCAAATCCATCAAGGATTTCGGCCCCAACGACAAGATCGCAGTGCCGACCGTAAAAGTCTCGACGCAGGCAATCGTGCTGCAGATCGCGGCGTCCGAGGCGTTCGGCGCCGACCAGTGGTCGAAGCTCGATGCCAACACCGTGCAGCTCGGCCATCCCGACGCCTACGTGGCGATGACCAACGCCCAGCACGAGGTGCGCAATCACTTCGCGATCCCGCCGTTTACGTTCCTCGAACTGAAGAACGTGCCCGGCGCGCATGTGGTGCTGTCGTCGCCTGACGTGATGGGCGGGCCGCTGAGCCAGGCGCAGTTCTTCACCATGACGAAGTTCGCCGATGCCAACCCGAAAATCATCCAGGCGGTGTTCGACGCCACCAAGGAGGCGCAGGATTTCATCCGCAGCGACACCAAGGGTGCGGTGGAAATCTACAAGGAGGTCACCGGCGACAAGACCAGCGCCGAGGATCTGCTGGCCTGGCTCAAGGAGCCCGGCATGATGGAATGGAACCTGCAGCCGCAGGGCACCATGAAATTCGCCGCGCATCTGTTCAAGACCGGCACGCTGAAGACCATGCCGAAAGCCTGGACCGACTATTATCTGCCGGTCGCGCACGAGCTGAAAGGCAACTGA
- the araD gene encoding L-arabinonate dehydratase has product MTARKNPDDLRSARWFAPDDLRAFGHRSRAMQMGYAPEEWKGRPVIAILNTWSDAQPCHMHFKSRVDDVKRGILMAGGFPMELPALSLSESFLKPTTMLYRNMLAMDAEELLRGHPVDGVVLMGGCDKTTPGLLLGATSMGLPAIYLPAGPMLRGNWKGKTLGSGSDAWKFWDERRAGKISDKDWVDVEAGIARSYGTCMTMGTASTMTAIAESIGMTLPGASSIPAADAGHIRMASESGRRIVEMVWEDLTPDKIQTRKAFENAITVAMAMGCSTNAIIHLIAQARRAGQDIGLDDFEKASRKVPVIANVRPSGDKYLMEDFFYAGGLPGLMSRIKDHLHLDVMTVTGQSLGDNIARAEVYNDDVIRTVKDPIYAEGALAVLKGNLAPDGCVIKPSACEPRFLKHTGPALVFDDYPSMKKAVDDPNLDVTADHVMILRNAGPQGGPGMPEWGMLPIPTKLVKQGVRDMVRLSDARMSGTSYGACILHVAPEAYIGGPLALVRNGDRITLDVNARTINLDVSEAELAKRRAEWKAPEPRYERGYGWMFTKHIKQANEGCDFDFLETGFGAPVDEPSIY; this is encoded by the coding sequence ATGACCGCCAGAAAGAACCCCGACGATCTCCGCAGCGCGCGCTGGTTCGCGCCCGACGATCTCCGCGCCTTCGGCCATCGCTCGCGCGCGATGCAGATGGGTTACGCGCCGGAGGAATGGAAGGGCCGGCCTGTCATTGCGATCCTCAACACCTGGTCGGATGCGCAGCCCTGCCACATGCATTTCAAGTCGCGTGTCGATGACGTCAAGCGCGGCATCCTGATGGCCGGCGGTTTTCCGATGGAGCTGCCGGCGCTGTCGCTGTCGGAATCGTTTCTGAAGCCGACCACCATGCTCTACCGCAACATGCTGGCGATGGACGCCGAGGAACTTTTGCGCGGGCATCCCGTCGACGGCGTCGTCTTGATGGGCGGCTGCGACAAGACCACGCCGGGGCTGTTGCTGGGCGCCACCAGCATGGGCCTGCCGGCGATCTATCTTCCGGCCGGGCCGATGCTGCGCGGCAACTGGAAGGGCAAGACGCTGGGCTCGGGCTCGGACGCCTGGAAATTCTGGGACGAACGGCGCGCCGGAAAGATCTCCGACAAGGACTGGGTTGACGTCGAGGCCGGCATCGCGCGCAGCTACGGCACCTGCATGACCATGGGCACCGCCTCGACCATGACCGCGATCGCCGAATCGATCGGCATGACCTTGCCCGGCGCGTCGTCGATCCCGGCCGCCGATGCCGGCCATATCCGGATGGCCTCGGAAAGTGGCCGCCGCATCGTCGAGATGGTGTGGGAGGATTTGACGCCGGACAAGATCCAGACCCGAAAAGCCTTCGAGAACGCGATCACGGTGGCAATGGCGATGGGCTGTTCGACCAATGCGATCATCCACCTGATCGCGCAGGCCCGCCGCGCCGGCCAGGACATCGGGCTCGATGATTTCGAAAAGGCCAGCCGCAAGGTTCCCGTGATCGCCAATGTGCGGCCGAGCGGTGACAAATATCTGATGGAGGATTTCTTCTATGCCGGCGGGCTGCCCGGCCTGATGAGCCGCATCAAAGACCACCTGCATCTCGACGTCATGACCGTCACCGGCCAGAGCCTCGGCGACAACATCGCGCGCGCGGAAGTCTATAACGACGACGTCATCCGCACGGTCAAGGATCCGATCTATGCCGAAGGCGCGCTTGCCGTGCTCAAGGGCAACCTTGCGCCGGACGGCTGCGTCATCAAGCCCAGCGCCTGCGAGCCGCGCTTCCTCAAGCACACCGGCCCGGCGCTGGTGTTCGACGATTATCCCTCGATGAAGAAGGCGGTCGACGATCCCAACCTCGACGTCACGGCCGATCACGTCATGATCCTGCGCAATGCCGGCCCGCAGGGTGGCCCGGGCATGCCGGAATGGGGCATGCTGCCGATCCCGACCAAGCTGGTGAAGCAGGGCGTGCGCGATATGGTGCGGCTGTCGGATGCGCGCATGAGCGGCACCAGCTACGGCGCCTGCATCCTGCACGTCGCGCCGGAAGCCTATATCGGCGGGCCCTTGGCGCTGGTGCGGAACGGCGACCGCATCACGCTCGACGTCAACGCGCGCACCATCAATCTCGACGTGTCCGAAGCCGAATTGGCAAAACGCCGCGCCGAATGGAAGGCGCCGGAGCCCCGCTACGAGCGCGGCTATGGCTGGATGTTCACCAAGCACATCAAGCAAGCCAATGAAGGCTGCGATTTCGATTTCCTCGAAACCGGGTTTGGCGCGCCGGTGGATGAGCCGTCGATTTATTAA
- a CDS encoding MBOAT family protein produces MLFNSYSFIFLFLPVGLAGYFALGRGGNLAPVLWLALASLAFYAFGNWQYVPLLLASIAFNYGIGYLLVERKLRPKVRFAVLTAGVAGDLLVLGVFKYAGFLVANFNAVFSTGFVVHILLPVGISFYTFTQIAFLVDAYRGQVARYAVPHYALFVTYFPHLIAGPILHHRDMIPQFERTEAKRPDPHLILCGLIIFAIGLFKKTCLADGIQPLVGPVFGPGSPTFDQAWIGALAYTFQLYFDFSGYSDMAIGISLMFGIFLPLNFNSPYKATSIIDFWRCWHMTLSQFLRDYLYIPLGGNRRGPVWRYVNLVITMLLGGLWHGAAWTFVVWGALHGAYLCINHAWNRFGPDVAPRLRPAATFAGAMLTFLSVVVAWVFFRADDIDSAIYVLVRMADPTRLALGRVEIVNLAFIACYAALAWFAPNTQTIMGYDHARRTVGDSLAQARLRPWFLYATAAVLAFGILGIQQHSEFIYFRF; encoded by the coding sequence ATGCTGTTCAATTCCTACTCGTTCATTTTTCTGTTCCTGCCGGTGGGGCTGGCGGGCTATTTCGCGCTCGGCCGCGGCGGCAATCTGGCCCCGGTGCTCTGGCTGGCATTGGCCTCGCTGGCGTTTTACGCGTTCGGCAACTGGCAATATGTTCCGTTGCTGCTGGCTTCGATCGCGTTCAATTATGGCATCGGCTATTTGTTGGTTGAACGGAAGCTGCGGCCCAAGGTGCGGTTCGCAGTGCTCACAGCCGGCGTAGCCGGCGATCTGCTGGTGCTCGGCGTCTTCAAATATGCCGGCTTTCTCGTCGCCAACTTCAACGCGGTGTTTTCGACCGGCTTTGTCGTCCACATCCTGCTGCCCGTCGGCATCTCCTTCTATACCTTCACCCAGATCGCGTTTCTGGTCGATGCCTACCGAGGGCAGGTCGCACGCTACGCGGTGCCGCATTACGCGCTGTTCGTCACTTACTTTCCGCATCTGATCGCGGGGCCGATCCTGCACCACCGGGACATGATCCCGCAGTTCGAGCGCACGGAGGCCAAACGTCCGGACCCGCATCTCATTCTGTGCGGGCTGATTATCTTCGCCATAGGCTTGTTCAAGAAGACGTGCCTGGCCGACGGCATTCAGCCGCTGGTCGGGCCGGTGTTCGGCCCGGGGTCGCCGACCTTCGATCAGGCCTGGATCGGCGCGCTGGCCTATACGTTCCAGCTCTATTTTGACTTTTCCGGCTATTCCGACATGGCGATCGGAATATCCCTGATGTTCGGCATCTTCCTGCCGCTGAATTTCAACTCCCCCTACAAGGCCACCTCGATCATCGATTTCTGGCGGTGCTGGCATATGACGCTGTCGCAGTTCCTGCGCGACTATCTCTACATACCCCTCGGCGGCAACCGCCGCGGCCCGGTGTGGCGCTATGTGAACCTTGTCATCACGATGCTGCTCGGCGGCCTCTGGCATGGCGCGGCCTGGACGTTTGTCGTCTGGGGCGCGCTGCACGGCGCCTATCTCTGTATCAATCACGCCTGGAACCGGTTCGGGCCAGACGTTGCGCCGCGGCTGCGGCCGGCCGCGACATTTGCGGGTGCGATGCTGACGTTTCTGTCGGTCGTCGTCGCCTGGGTGTTCTTCCGCGCCGACGACATCGATTCGGCCATCTACGTGCTGGTGCGGATGGCCGATCCCACCAGGCTTGCGTTGGGCCGCGTTGAAATCGTCAATCTGGCGTTCATCGCCTGCTATGCCGCGCTGGCGTGGTTCGCGCCGAATACGCAGACGATCATGGGCTACGATCACGCGCGCCGCACTGTCGGCGATAGCCTGGCACAGGCGCGGCTGCGTCCCTGGTTCCTCTACGCCACCGCCGCGGTGCTGGCGTTCGGAATTCTGGGAATCCAGCAGCATAGCGAATTCATCTATTTCAGGTTCTGA
- a CDS encoding S9 family peptidase, which yields MTQAAAKKPSLSAPTAPRRPHTFTTHGIAVTDDYAWLKDEKWQEVLRDPSILDGDIRTYLEAENDYTESLLGHTTPLQKNLVAEMRGRIKEDDSSVPSPDGPFAYFRKFREGGQHEIFARTPRDGGDATTVLDGDALAAAHDYFKFGGSRHSPDHQLHAWSADTKGSEYFSIRVRDWADGTDRNDLVEETDGGVVWSKDSKSFFYIKLDDNHRPMQVWRHRLGTKQADDALVYEEADSGWFTHLHESSSGRFCVIAGGDHETSEQRLIDLDHPEMPPRLVAAREEGVQYSIADRGDELFILTNADGAIDFKVVTAPLASPERANWRDLIPHREGIYVLDVELYANHMVRLERANALPAIIIRDLTTGEEHAIAFDEAAYSLDTMGGYEFETTNLRFSYSSMTTPSEVYDYDMAKRTRVLRKRQEIPSGHNPADYVTTRIMATAKDGAQVPVSILHRKDLVRDGSAPLLLYGYGSYGMAMPASFAANRLSLVDRGFVYAIAHVRGGADKGWSWYLDGKREKKTNTFDDFAASARALIKAQYTNAKRIVGHGGSAGGMLMGAVANRSGELFAGIVAEVPFVDVLNTMLDDTLPLTPPEWPEWGNPIESEKDFRTILSYSPYDNVAAKDYPAILAMGGLTDPRVTYWEPAKWIARLRATMTGGGPVLLRTNMGAGHGGASGRFNRLDEVAIVYAFALWAVGLAEKSEV from the coding sequence GTGACACAAGCAGCAGCCAAAAAACCTTCGCTCTCCGCGCCCACAGCGCCGCGCCGTCCGCATACGTTCACGACCCATGGCATCGCCGTGACCGACGATTACGCCTGGCTCAAGGACGAGAAGTGGCAGGAGGTGCTGCGCGATCCCTCGATCCTTGACGGCGATATCCGCACCTATCTCGAGGCGGAGAACGACTACACCGAAAGCCTGCTCGGCCACACCACGCCGCTGCAGAAGAATCTGGTCGCGGAAATGCGCGGGCGGATCAAGGAAGACGATTCCAGCGTGCCGTCGCCGGACGGCCCGTTCGCCTATTTTCGCAAGTTCCGCGAGGGTGGGCAGCACGAGATTTTCGCGCGCACGCCGCGCGACGGCGGCGACGCAACGACCGTGCTCGACGGCGACGCGCTAGCGGCCGCTCACGATTATTTCAAGTTCGGCGGCAGCCGGCATTCGCCCGACCACCAGCTGCACGCATGGAGTGCCGACACCAAGGGTTCAGAATACTTCTCGATCCGGGTCCGCGACTGGGCCGACGGCACCGACCGCAACGACCTCGTCGAGGAGACCGACGGCGGCGTGGTCTGGAGCAAGGACAGCAAGAGCTTCTTCTACATCAAACTCGACGACAATCACCGCCCGATGCAGGTCTGGCGTCATCGCCTCGGCACAAAACAGGCCGACGACGCGCTGGTCTATGAGGAAGCGGATTCCGGCTGGTTCACCCATCTGCACGAGAGTTCGAGCGGCCGGTTCTGCGTGATCGCCGGTGGCGACCACGAGACGTCGGAGCAGCGGCTGATCGATCTCGACCATCCCGAGATGCCGCCGCGCCTGGTCGCGGCGCGCGAGGAAGGCGTGCAGTACTCCATCGCCGACCGCGGCGATGAACTGTTCATTCTGACCAATGCGGACGGCGCGATCGACTTCAAGGTGGTGACCGCGCCGCTGGCGTCGCCGGAGCGGGCCAACTGGCGCGACCTCATTCCGCATCGCGAAGGCATCTATGTGCTCGATGTCGAACTTTACGCTAACCACATGGTGCGGCTGGAGCGCGCCAACGCGTTGCCCGCGATCATCATCCGCGACCTCACGACGGGCGAGGAACACGCCATCGCCTTCGACGAGGCGGCCTACTCGCTCGACACCATGGGCGGCTACGAATTCGAGACCACGAATTTGCGGTTTTCCTATTCGTCGATGACGACGCCATCGGAAGTCTATGACTATGACATGGCCAAGCGGACGCGGGTGTTGCGCAAGCGCCAGGAGATTCCGTCCGGTCACAACCCGGCCGATTACGTCACCACCCGCATCATGGCGACGGCAAAAGACGGCGCGCAAGTGCCGGTCTCGATCCTGCACCGCAAGGATCTTGTGCGAGACGGCAGCGCGCCGCTGCTGCTCTATGGCTACGGCTCCTACGGCATGGCGATGCCGGCATCGTTTGCCGCCAACCGGTTGTCGCTGGTGGACCGCGGCTTCGTCTACGCCATCGCGCATGTCCGCGGCGGCGCCGACAAGGGCTGGAGCTGGTATCTCGACGGCAAGCGCGAGAAAAAGACCAACACGTTCGATGATTTCGCCGCCTCTGCCCGTGCGCTGATCAAGGCCCAATATACCAATGCAAAACGCATTGTCGGCCATGGCGGCAGCGCCGGCGGCATGCTGATGGGCGCGGTCGCCAACCGCTCCGGCGAGTTGTTCGCAGGCATCGTCGCCGAGGTGCCGTTCGTCGACGTGCTCAACACCATGCTCGACGACACCTTGCCGCTGACGCCGCCGGAATGGCCGGAATGGGGCAACCCGATCGAGAGCGAAAAGGATTTCCGCACCATCCTCTCCTACTCGCCCTACGACAACGTCGCGGCCAAGGACTATCCGGCGATTCTGGCGATGGGCGGCCTGACCGATCCGCGCGTCACCTATTGGGAGCCGGCGAAATGGATCGCGCGCTTGCGCGCGACCATGACCGGCGGCGGACCCGTGCTGTTGCGCACCAACATGGGCGCCGGCCACGGCGGCGCGTCGGGGCGATTCAACCGGCTGGACGAAGTCGCGATCGTCTATGCGTTTGCGCTGTGGGCGGTCGGGCTGGCGGAGAAGTCGGAGGTGTGA